A region of the Massilia sp. erpn genome:
CACCCCTCACTTATCCCCTTTGATCTACATCAACGAATGTCCCACCCTGGTGTCAGGCACCGGACTAGGACATTGTTTGCGCTAGATCAAAGAATGTCCGACCGTGGTGTCTGACACCAGGGTTGGACATTTGTTGAGCGGGATCAAACGGCTTAGCGTTTGCTGGCGAGGTGGTGGCGGATGGCTTCGGCGATCCAGGGTTTGTCGGCGCGCATCGCAAACTCGGCGGCGTCGATTTTGAAGGCGCCGTCTTTCAAGCTGGCGTCGGCGCCTTCGGCCAGCAGGAGCTTGGCGGCGTCTTCGTGGCCTTCGCGGGCGGCAATCATGAGCGGGGTCATGCCGCTCGGGGAGGCGGCGTCGATATAGGCGTGGTGCTCGAGCAGCAGGGCGATCATGTCGGTGTCGCCGGCGGCGGCTGCGAAATGCAGGGGTGCCCAGCCCGGACGGTTGACCTGGGCGCCGCTGCCGATCATCTTCTTGACGGCGGCCTGGTTGTGCTTGAAGGCGGCCATCATCAGCGCTGTGCTGCCGTTGGCGGCCTGGGCTT
Encoded here:
- a CDS encoding ankyrin repeat domain-containing protein translates to MKANDSTTLMRRRELLRAAASAALALAAAVAGSQAIAADLPSKEEDAVTFFRAAQLDDVGRVKTVLARGLDPNLHEPERGETGLIVAMRYDAMKVFGVLMAHPKIQLEAQAANGSTALMMAAFKHNQAAVKKMIGSGAQVNRPGWAPLHFAAAAGDTDMIALLLEHHAYIDAASPSGMTPLMIAAREGHEDAAKLLLAEGADASLKDGAFKIDAAEFAMRADKPWIAEAIRHHLASKR